The genomic interval TGCGGAAGCTCCTGCTCCAGACGCTGAAAATATTTTTCCCGGATCACATCGGCAATATTCAGTTTCCGCGGATAGTCCGTTAGGATATCGTCAGGGAACAGCGGTTCTCCCTCGGGTACCGTCTCGAACAGCGTTGCAAGCAGTTCGGGCATATGATCACCCTGCAGCGCAGAGACCTCCATCCAGGAGACCTCCTTGTCCGATCCCCGGTCGGCTTTAACGGCTTCCCACATTTCATGGTATTGATCGGCGCAGCTGTAGCGGCGATCGCATTTATTCAGAGCCACAATCACCGGAGCTTCTTCGCGAGTGATCCGCCGGAACCAGCCATCATCCTCCAGCTCAGGTTTCGAAGCCCCATCCAGCACCAGCAGAATGGCGTCCACCCCCTGCACGGCTGAACGGGCGGCTTTGTTCAGATTTTTACCCAGCTCACCCTCCGCCTTATGCACTCCGGGCGTATCCAGAAATACAAGCTGTCCGCGTTCCTCGGTCAGAATAGCGCGGATCACATTCCGTGTGGTCTGAACCGTATCACTGACAATGCTGACCTTCTCTTCGACAAGATGGTTCAGCAGCGTCGATTTCCCGACATTGGTCCGGCCGACAATGGCTACGATACCGGACCTTCCTGGGCCTGTAACTTCTGTATGCTCTTCACTCATGCGAGCGGGTTTTACAGGGATTGGAAATCCGGATAAAGAATATTCGCTGATTTGCTTTTCGGCGTTGCGCCCTGAGCACCCTTTAACTATGGTGTCAGTGTTATGAGATCAGCCTGTCAACTTTTACTATTCGTCGCACTTCCGTTAAGTGCATTTTCCCAGTTTCTACCCGGTGCTCAGCCTCAGCCTCAGCAGCCGATTTCGATTGAAATCGACGGTTATGCCGCAAAGGTCAACGACCGAGTGATCACGCGCGGCGAAGTACGCGAGGCCATGGCCCCGGTCCTGCCCGAAATCTACCGCCAGTTTCAGGGGCCCCAGCTTGAGGAAGAACTTCAGAAAGCTTTCAAT from Verrucomicrobia bacterium S94 carries:
- a CDS encoding GTPase Era, with the translated sequence MSEEHTEVTGPGRSGIVAIVGRTNVGKSTLLNHLVEEKVSIVSDTVQTTRNVIRAILTEERGQLVFLDTPGVHKAEGELGKNLNKAARSAVQGVDAILLVLDGASKPELEDDGWFRRITREEAPVIVALNKCDRRYSCADQYHEMWEAVKADRGSDKEVSWMEVSALQGDHMPELLATLFETVPEGEPLFPDDILTDYPRKLNIADVIREKYFQRLEQELPHALAIWVEDIDEQEKKWTVEVSVMVERHSQKGIVIGNKGRLIKWVREQAEKELYDMYGVRFKLNLWVKVEKNWRKNFWILKKLGYA